The following is a genomic window from Chitinophaga caseinilytica.
TTCCGAGTTCATGCACCTTGGTCATGAAATCAAGAACCTGGTATGGACCGTTCTCATGCCGTTGACATTGTTCATATGGTTCATCATCGCCTTCCTCGCGGACGGCGACAGCTGGAAACACATGCGCAGAAACGCCCCCAGCGCACCGCTCCCCGCTGAAAAAGTGGCCCCGGCGCACGGTGGTGGCAACCATCACTAATTACGAGTCGTAATTCGATACTCCCGGAAAATGTAAAAGTGATGCCGTAATACAGCAACGCTTTTACATTTTTCGCTTTTATAAACACCTAAATCTTACGGTTATCAACAGGAAAGCAATACTCGGCGTAGCACTGGCCATACTCGTACCCCTCACGGGTTACCTGATCGTGGACCACTACGGCAAGAATGTAGTGGAAGTGCCGCCGTTTCTCATCGCAGAAAGGGTAGACACCATCGTGAAAGACGGACAAACATCCTACGATACCGTCTTCCACCAGGTCAAAAATTTCACCCTCACCAATCAGCTCGGCGAAAACGTAAACCTGGACCAGCTCAAAGGGAAAGTGCTCGTCGTGAGCTTCTTCTTCACCAGCTGCCCCACCGTTTGCCCCACCCTCATGAAGAACCTCAAGCGGGTGCAGGACTCCTACGCCAAAAACGATACGCTGCTGCAGATCATCTCCCTTTCGGTAGACCCCGTGCGCGACTCGGTGCCCACGCTCAAGCATTATGCAGACAGCCGCAACATCGACCCCCGCAATTGGTGGCTCCTCACCGGCGATAAAAAAGAGATCTACGACCTCGCCCGCCACGAATTCTTCGTGAATGCCGTTCAGGGCGATGGCGGACCGGATGATTTCATCCACGCCGAAAAATTCGTGCTGATCGATAAAGACCGGTTCATCCGCGGGTATTACAATGGGATGGACACCGTTTCCGTCCGCAAAATGGTGAACGATATCGCCGTATTGCATATCGCCAAAGACAAGAAAAGGCCCGGCCTCCTCAAGCGCCTGTTCTCTTCCGGCAACTAAAACTTCTCAGTGAACATGAAGAACAAGAATCTCAATATCATCATCACCATCGTTTCCATCGTCATCCCCGTGGCGGTGGCCATTTTGTTCGTGCTCCCGCAGCCGAACGTGCAGGTAGGGTTCGACGTAAAGGTGATGCCCTTCTTCCACGCCGTCCTCAATTCCGCCACGGCGGTGTTGCTGCTGGCGAGCCTCTTTTTTATCAAGAACGGCCGGAAAACGGCCCACAAATGGGCGAACCTCAGCGCCGTGGGCCTGTCTGTAATATTCCTCCTTTCCTACGTCACCTATCACTTCCTCACGGAATCCACGAAGTTCGGCGATATGGACCACAATGGGGTGGTAGACGCGGCGGAGATCGCGGCGGTTGGCGGCGTGCGGTATGCGTACTATTTCCTGCTGCTCACGCACATCGTGCTGGCAGTAGTGATCGTTCCGCTGGTACTGTTCACCTTGCTGAGAGGGTTCCAGTCCGACTGGCCGAAACACCGTCGCATAGCGCGGATCACCTGGCCGATCTGGTTTTACGTGGCCATTACCGGCGTGGTAGTGTACATGATGATTTCGCCGTATTACGCCTGAGCCTGACATAAATCAGGCCCTGGCGCATTAAAAATGCCTAATTTCGGAGCGTGAAAAAGATATTCTACCTGTTGATGACGGTAGCCATGCTGCTGCCAGCCAGTCAATTGATGGCGCAATGTTCCCTCTGCACGAAAACCGCGCAGCAGTTGGGTGAAGGGCCTGCCAAAGGCCTGAACAACGGTATCTTGATGCTGGCCGCCGCGCCGCTGGCGCTGGGCTTGTTCCTGGGCATCCGCTGGTGGAGGAGCCAGCGGGCGCAATAATGCGCGCCCCTAAATAGCTGGTTTCCTGAATTCCGGGCAATCTACCCGCAAATCCGCCGCCTTCAGAATGGCATTCACGAGGTGGCAATAATGTAATTTCCCTTTCTTTTCGTAAAATCTGCAGTTGTAGCACATCCGCTGCGGCGTGATGATGAGGTTACGGTTGAGGTCCTGGATAAGGCCCAGCAACTGTTCCAGCATGCCCGCCTGCTTTTCGGCCGACATATCTTCCACAGAATCCTGCATCGGTTCCGCAAACCGCTCTACCCGGCGGGCAACCGTTTTACCTTCGCGGGTCAGATGCAGGGTATGGCTGCGGCTGTCTTCTTTATCTTCTTTCCTTCTGACAAAGCCTTTGGATTCGATCGTCTTGATCGCATCGCTGATCGTTGCCTTCGTCATATTGAAATGCGCGGCGAGATGGGTGACGGTCTTCAGCTTTTCCGGGTAATGAAGGAGATAGGTCAGGATTTGGACCTGAATTGGACTGATCCCGTACTGTTTCGCTTCCTGCCAAAGCAATACACGGAAAGCTTCTGAAAGTCTTTCCAGTGCGGCAACCACTTTACTGGCGGTATTGGTGGCCTGATGCTCCGGGTTGAAGGTGGATTCCTTTCGCATGGTGTTGTTTGTAACGCAGTAGTTTTGCTTGTTCCTAATTGTTTCTTCTAACGGGTTTGCACGGGGGGCGTAATGTACGAAAGATTTACACCGTGAATATCACACTTTCATGGTGATTCACAGGCTTTTTGATAAACGGAGTGAGGCAAACAAAATTGTGTAATACGCCCGGAGATGGGGTATTTCGTGCCGCACCCGCCGCGATCTCCCCTCAGCAAAATTGCATCTGCTTAATTTGATATATCTATCTGGTTGAAAAAAACTTACCCGAAGCCGTGGTGGCTAATTCTACAACATAGTTCCCTGGGAATTTTTCTGACCTCCTGCACGATGGCCGTTGTAACATGTGTGTGATGCATCGCTAATTTACAACCTATTCACCAGCAATTCCGGACAAAAAAAGAGGCCCGGAGGCCTCTTCAATTAATGTGCGTCGGATACGAATTTCAACCCGATGATGGAGCCGATCAGCATGACGAGGAACACCAGCCGCATCGCGGTGGCAGGCTCCTTGAAGAACAGCATCCCCGCAATAGCGGTCCCTGCGGCGCCGATGCCCGTCCACACCGCGTATGCGGTACCGATCGGCAAGCCGCCGTTGATCGCTTTGTTGAGCAGGAAAAAGCTCAGCGAAATACAAACCACGAAAGAAACCGAAGGCCAGAGCTTCGAAAAATTCTCTGAATACTTCAGCGAAATGGTAAAGCCGATCTCGAACAGACCGCCCAGCAAAAGGAATAACCAAGCCATAACAAAAGCTTTTGTTTTAGATGATCAGAAATATGTCGAAAATGTTGATGAGAAAGGGCTGCGCGCAAGATCAGCCGCCGTAGTTGAACACGGCGTAAGTGAAGAAAAGACGGAAAACTCGAGTTTGGGTAAACATCTTTGCGCTTACGTTGATTGCCGCAAAGATAGGATTTTTTCAGCTATAGCGGCGAACGATGCGGTAGAGGTTGAACCCCGGCCCGTCCATCTGCGCGCGGATCTCCGCCAGCAAAGCCTGCCTGTCTACCTCCCGCATTCTTTTATACTGGATAAGTTGCCATGCCTTTTCAGCCAGCAGCAACGATTTGCGGTCGGCATTGTCATGGATGTGATCGCGATGGGCATCGAGTGCCTGCATGAGGGCCTCGACCCCTTCGTCCCGCAACGCCACCGTTTTGATCACGGGCGTTTCCCAGCCGGCCGTTGCGCGCGAATGCGCCAGCAGCCGCAGGTTGCGGACGAACTCGTCGGCCTTCGGACGGTCTGCCTTGTTCACCGCGAATATCGCCGCAATCTCCATAAGCCCGGCTTTCATGGTCTGGATCTCGTCTCCCGCTTCGGGCACCACAACCACCACCGTCGTATCCGCGATTCCGGCGATCTCCACTTCGCTCTGCCCCACGCCCACCGTTTCGATGAATAGGTAATCGTACCCCGCGGCCTTGATGATGTCTGCCACTTCGAGGATTTTCGGGCTGAGGCCGCCCAAAGCACCACGGCTCGCCATCGACCGGATGTATACGTCTGGGTCGGAAAAGTGATTGGCCATGCGGATGCGATCGCCGAGCAATGCGCCGAAATTGAAGGGCGACGATGGGTCTACCGCGATAACGGCTACACGCTGCCCGCGGCGGAGGATGGCGGAGATGAGGGCGTTTACCAGCGTGCTTTTGCCGGCGCCGGGAGGCCCCGTGATGCCGACC
Proteins encoded in this region:
- a CDS encoding cytochrome C oxidase subunit IV family protein, yielding MAHTHNAAERQASIKKIWKTFWILLIITMVEVGFAFLHLETGFPDRIWLNALFIILTVFKAYYIVSEFMHLGHEIKNLVWTVLMPLTLFIWFIIAFLADGDSWKHMRRNAPSAPLPAEKVAPAHGGGNHH
- a CDS encoding SCO family protein — protein: MDHYGKNVVEVPPFLIAERVDTIVKDGQTSYDTVFHQVKNFTLTNQLGENVNLDQLKGKVLVVSFFFTSCPTVCPTLMKNLKRVQDSYAKNDTLLQIISLSVDPVRDSVPTLKHYADSRNIDPRNWWLLTGDKKEIYDLARHEFFVNAVQGDGGPDDFIHAEKFVLIDKDRFIRGYYNGMDTVSVRKMVNDIAVLHIAKDKKRPGLLKRLFSSGN
- a CDS encoding DUF420 domain-containing protein; translated protein: MKNKNLNIIITIVSIVIPVAVAILFVLPQPNVQVGFDVKVMPFFHAVLNSATAVLLLASLFFIKNGRKTAHKWANLSAVGLSVIFLLSYVTYHFLTESTKFGDMDHNGVVDAAEIAAVGGVRYAYYFLLLTHIVLAVVIVPLVLFTLLRGFQSDWPKHRRIARITWPIWFYVAITGVVVYMMISPYYA
- a CDS encoding MarR family winged helix-turn-helix transcriptional regulator; its protein translation is MRKESTFNPEHQATNTASKVVAALERLSEAFRVLLWQEAKQYGISPIQVQILTYLLHYPEKLKTVTHLAAHFNMTKATISDAIKTIESKGFVRRKEDKEDSRSHTLHLTREGKTVARRVERFAEPMQDSVEDMSAEKQAGMLEQLLGLIQDLNRNLIITPQRMCYNCRFYEKKGKLHYCHLVNAILKAADLRVDCPEFRKPAI
- a CDS encoding DMT family transporter, which translates into the protein MAWLFLLLGGLFEIGFTISLKYSENFSKLWPSVSFVVCISLSFFLLNKAINGGLPIGTAYAVWTGIGAAGTAIAGMLFFKEPATAMRLVFLVMLIGSIIGLKFVSDAH
- the meaB gene encoding methylmalonyl Co-A mutase-associated GTPase MeaB, which produces MSVLLDRLLSGDVRALARSISLVENEAPGYEQLLESLPARAGTRVVGITGPPGAGKSTLVNALISAILRRGQRVAVIAVDPSSPFNFGALLGDRIRMANHFSDPDVYIRSMASRGALGGLSPKILEVADIIKAAGYDYLFIETVGVGQSEVEIAGIADTTVVVVVPEAGDEIQTMKAGLMEIAAIFAVNKADRPKADEFVRNLRLLAHSRATAGWETPVIKTVALRDEGVEALMQALDAHRDHIHDNADRKSLLLAEKAWQLIQYKRMREVDRQALLAEIRAQMDGPGFNLYRIVRRYS